A window from Thermosipho africanus Ob7 encodes these proteins:
- a CDS encoding AAA family ATPase — translation MKKLSYNDLKIDNKLFPKIATSKNVSPCDTFIGRDNAFDSMNFGLSIDKPGYNIFIVGPSGTGRKSFALSVTKKFAKSKKNYYDLVYTIDLDDPYSAKAILLPPGQGRKLKEKLENSAEEIFTNIQKTFESEEYEEKRKELEEEYNEKRESIIKELSKKALRLGFLIKLAPTGIIYIPQIDGKALTPEEFEKLSEEVKQTFEENSKKVEHLISGALHQLRKLDLEYKEKFNDLDKYATLFSIESLFEELKDEFRYSEKLVNHFEKLKNHIVKHIGQIKKSDDWKNYIKHILTINLIVDNSQENSAPVVYENNPTYPNLFGKVEYISKSGVLYTDFSMIRGGSIHRANGGYLILNAEDLLKFPYVWDKLKKTLMSKKIQIENLDSAYGVSPTITLKPEPIDLNLKVILIGTPDLYYILYEYDEDFKKLFKVKVEFDWEMDATRDNIKQYYSFLSNVVEANELNPLDSSALKKIIWYSMRLSENKEKISMKMGSIADLVIESDYYSKLRNSETISKQDVEKAIVSRENRTKLIMDKYDEALKKYEIMIETHGKVVGQINGLTVSQFGDFSFGMPVKITAKTYVGNTGIIDIQRESDLSGNIHGKAVLTLMGYLGSKYAREFPISIGVSISFEQVYGVVEGDSASLAETIAIISAISNIPIRQSIAVTGSINQHGIVQPIGGAIEKVEGFYRLCKHRGLDGTHGVIIPESNIKNLVLKDEILNDIKKGLFNIWAVKTVDEAIEILMEKPAGKLNSKGKYPRGTVNYIVEERLKSIYEKLEGKTKSRRSK, via the coding sequence ATGAAGAAACTAAGTTATAATGATTTAAAAATAGATAATAAATTGTTTCCAAAAATTGCTACTTCAAAAAATGTAAGTCCTTGTGATACATTTATTGGTCGTGACAATGCTTTTGATTCTATGAATTTTGGGCTTTCAATAGATAAACCGGGATACAATATATTTATTGTCGGTCCCAGTGGGACGGGAAGAAAGTCATTTGCGCTCTCTGTTACAAAGAAATTTGCAAAATCAAAGAAAAATTATTATGATCTTGTTTATACAATTGATCTTGATGATCCGTATTCTGCAAAAGCTATTTTGCTTCCTCCTGGGCAGGGTCGAAAATTAAAAGAAAAGCTTGAAAATTCGGCTGAGGAAATTTTTACAAATATTCAAAAGACATTTGAAAGTGAAGAATATGAAGAAAAAAGAAAAGAACTTGAAGAGGAATATAACGAAAAACGTGAAAGTATTATTAAAGAGCTTTCTAAAAAAGCTTTAAGATTGGGTTTTTTAATAAAACTTGCTCCAACAGGAATAATTTATATACCTCAGATTGATGGAAAGGCATTGACTCCTGAAGAATTTGAAAAGCTTTCAGAAGAAGTAAAACAGACATTTGAAGAAAATTCCAAAAAAGTAGAACATCTTATATCTGGTGCACTGCACCAGCTTCGAAAACTTGATTTAGAATACAAGGAAAAATTTAATGATTTAGATAAATATGCTACATTGTTTTCAATAGAATCTTTATTTGAAGAATTGAAAGACGAATTTAGATACAGTGAAAAACTTGTGAACCATTTTGAAAAGCTTAAAAATCACATTGTAAAGCATATAGGTCAAATAAAAAAATCTGATGACTGGAAAAATTACATTAAACATATTCTAACTATTAATTTAATAGTTGACAATTCACAGGAGAATAGTGCTCCTGTAGTTTATGAAAATAACCCTACATATCCCAATCTTTTTGGAAAAGTTGAATACATTTCAAAATCTGGTGTTTTATACACAGATTTTTCAATGATAAGAGGGGGATCAATACATAGAGCAAATGGAGGCTATCTCATACTCAATGCGGAGGATTTGCTAAAATTTCCTTATGTTTGGGATAAATTAAAGAAAACTTTAATGTCTAAGAAAATTCAAATTGAGAATCTGGATAGTGCTTACGGAGTTAGTCCAACAATTACTTTAAAGCCAGAACCTATTGATTTGAATTTAAAGGTAATTTTAATAGGAACACCAGATTTATATTATATTTTATACGAGTATGATGAAGATTTTAAAAAACTATTTAAGGTAAAAGTTGAATTTGATTGGGAAATGGATGCTACAAGGGATAACATTAAGCAATATTATTCCTTTTTGTCAAATGTTGTAGAAGCAAATGAATTAAATCCCCTTGATTCTTCTGCTTTAAAGAAAATAATCTGGTATTCTATGAGACTATCAGAAAATAAAGAAAAGATATCGATGAAGATGGGAAGTATAGCCGATTTAGTTATAGAATCTGATTATTATTCAAAATTAAGAAATTCTGAGACAATTTCAAAGCAAGATGTTGAAAAAGCTATAGTATCTCGTGAAAATAGAACAAAACTTATAATGGATAAATACGATGAAGCATTGAAGAAGTACGAGATAATGATAGAAACTCATGGAAAGGTTGTAGGTCAGATTAATGGTTTAACTGTAAGTCAATTTGGTGATTTTTCTTTTGGAATGCCAGTAAAAATAACTGCAAAAACTTATGTTGGAAATACAGGAATTATTGATATACAAAGGGAATCTGATTTAAGTGGAAACATTCATGGGAAAGCCGTGTTAACGTTAATGGGTTATTTGGGAAGTAAATATGCAAGGGAATTTCCAATTTCAATAGGGGTCTCGATTAGCTTTGAACAAGTCTATGGTGTGGTTGAAGGAGACAGTGCGTCTCTTGCAGAAACAATTGCAATAATTTCTGCTATCTCAAATATTCCAATTAGACAATCAATTGCTGTTACAGGATCTATAAACCAACATGGAATAGTTCAACCTATTGGTGGAGCAATTGAAAAAGTGGAAGGATTTTATAGGTTATGCAAGCACAGGGGATTAGATGGAACTCACGGTGTTATTATTCCAGAATCAAATATCAAAAATTTGGTATTAAAAGATGAAATTTTAAATGATATTAAAAAGGGACTATTTAACATATGGGCTGTTAAAACAGTGGATGAAGCAATTGAAATTTTGATGGAGAAACCAGCTGGCAAATTAAATTCAAAGGGTAAATATCCGCGCGGCACTGTAAATTATATCGTTGAGGAAAGATTAAAAAGTATATATGAAAAGCTGGAAGGAAAAACAAAAAGTAGGAGGTCAAAATAA